A genome region from Arthrobacter sp. SLBN-100 includes the following:
- a CDS encoding glyceraldehyde-3-phosphate dehydrogenase — protein sequence MSQTSDSCLDTWMGREALAEAMIPVIGRLYRDNNVVTSIHGRSLINKSTMNILKAHRFARRMSKDELLLEETAPLLNTLAGLELGAAAIDIARLNQKFKEEGGDATLEEFLREELAEIVGKRGGDDRTSTDVVLYGFGRIGRLLARLLIEKAGGGHGLRLRAIVVRRGSDNDLSKRASLLRRDSVHGSFEGTIRVDEVANTITANGVQVQVIYSDNPATIDYTAYGINNALVVDNTGRWRDAEGLSQHLQSKGVARVLLTAPGKGELKNIVHGINHRTIEDSDQIVSAASCTTNAITPVLKAINDKFGVIHGHVETVHSFTNDQNLIDNFHKGDRRGRSAALNMVITETGAAKAVAKALPELLGKLTGSSIRVPTPDVSLAILNLSLENGTTKDEVNEYLREMSLHSDLRKQIDYIDSPEVVSTDFVGSRRAGIVDGLATISNEKNLVLYVWYDNEFGYSCQVVRVMEEMAGVNPPSFPAKETASALAAISV from the coding sequence GTGAGCCAGACGTCAGATTCTTGTCTTGATACGTGGATGGGCCGCGAGGCCCTCGCCGAGGCCATGATTCCGGTGATCGGCCGGCTGTACCGCGACAACAACGTGGTCACCAGCATTCACGGCCGGAGCCTGATCAACAAGTCCACCATGAACATCCTCAAGGCGCACCGCTTCGCGCGCAGAATGAGCAAGGATGAACTGCTGCTGGAGGAAACCGCTCCGCTCCTGAACACCCTGGCGGGGCTGGAGCTCGGTGCAGCAGCGATCGACATCGCGCGGCTGAACCAGAAGTTCAAGGAAGAGGGCGGCGACGCCACCCTCGAGGAGTTCCTCCGTGAAGAGCTTGCCGAGATCGTGGGCAAGCGTGGCGGCGACGACCGCACCAGCACCGATGTTGTTCTCTACGGCTTCGGCCGCATCGGCCGGCTCCTGGCCCGCCTCCTGATCGAAAAGGCAGGCGGCGGCCACGGCCTGCGGCTGCGCGCCATCGTTGTCCGCAGGGGCTCCGACAACGACCTCTCCAAGCGCGCCAGCCTGCTTCGCCGCGACTCGGTCCACGGCTCCTTTGAGGGCACCATCCGGGTTGACGAGGTAGCCAACACCATCACCGCCAACGGTGTTCAGGTGCAGGTCATCTACTCGGACAACCCCGCCACCATCGACTACACCGCCTACGGCATCAACAATGCCCTGGTCGTGGACAACACCGGCCGCTGGCGTGACGCCGAAGGCCTGTCCCAGCACCTGCAGAGCAAGGGCGTGGCACGGGTGCTGCTGACCGCCCCGGGCAAGGGCGAACTGAAGAACATCGTCCACGGCATCAACCACCGCACTATCGAGGACTCGGACCAGATCGTGTCCGCGGCGTCCTGCACTACGAACGCCATCACTCCGGTCCTGAAGGCCATCAACGACAAGTTCGGCGTGATTCATGGCCATGTCGAGACGGTCCACTCCTTCACCAACGACCAGAACCTGATTGACAACTTCCACAAGGGTGACCGCCGTGGCCGCTCGGCAGCCCTGAACATGGTGATCACCGAGACCGGAGCTGCCAAGGCCGTGGCCAAGGCCCTGCCCGAACTGCTGGGCAAGCTCACCGGCAGCTCCATCCGCGTCCCCACCCCGGACGTTTCCCTGGCCATCCTGAACCTGAGCCTGGAAAACGGGACCACCAAGGACGAGGTCAACGAATACCTGCGGGAGATGTCGCTTCACTCGGACCTGCGCAAGCAGATCGACTACATCGACTCGCCCGAGGTGGTATCGACCGACTTCGTCGGCTCCCGGCGTGCGGGCATCGTGGACGGACTGGCCACGATCTCCAACGAGAAGAACCTGGTGCTCTACGTCTGGTACGACAACGAGTTCGGTTACAGCTGCCAGGTGGTCCGCGTCATGGAGGAGATGGCCGGTGTCAACCCGCCGTCCTTCCCTGCCAAGGAAACGGCCTCAGCCCTGGCGGCAATCTCCGTCTGA